Proteins found in one Actinokineospora alba genomic segment:
- the dut gene encoding dUTP diphosphatase: MPSVEVLLTRIDPDVPLPSYARPGDAGADLVTTVDVIIAPGQRVTVGTGIAIALPEGFAGFVHPRSGLAAKAGLSVVNTPGTIDSGYRGEIKVCLINHDLTTPISLRRGDRVAQLVVQRVEHAVFREVDELGESRRGTGGYGSTGGHQVLTGSAGTED; encoded by the coding sequence GTGCCCAGCGTGGAGGTCCTGCTCACCCGGATCGATCCGGACGTCCCCCTGCCGTCATACGCCCGTCCGGGCGACGCGGGGGCCGATCTGGTGACGACCGTGGATGTCATCATCGCCCCGGGACAGCGGGTGACCGTCGGAACGGGCATCGCCATCGCCCTGCCCGAGGGGTTCGCCGGCTTCGTCCATCCGCGATCCGGGTTGGCCGCCAAGGCGGGGCTGAGCGTGGTGAACACGCCTGGCACGATCGACTCGGGGTACCGCGGGGAGATCAAAGTCTGTTTGATCAACCACGACCTGACCACACCGATCAGCCTGCGACGCGGAGACCGGGTCGCGCAGCTGGTGGTGCAGCGGGTGGAGCACGCGGTGTTCCGCGAGGTGGACGAGCTGGGGGAGTCCCGGCGCGGCACCGGGGGATACGGGTCGACCGGCGGGCACCAGGTGCTCACCGGCTCGGCGGGGACGGAGGACTAG
- a CDS encoding DUF3093 domain-containing protein → MTDTSGTGARAPQTTGERYRERLYVTWYWWPLPLIAAGLLAAEIHMGYPGVRAWLPYLVIVPLALLLIVKSGRTKVAVEDGELRVADAHLPLEFVGEVEVFGAKDKRRVLGPNLDPAAFMLHRGWVGPLVRVQVTDPADPTPYWVFSTRRPEELAAILRGNSTA, encoded by the coding sequence GTGACAGATACCTCAGGCACGGGTGCGCGCGCACCCCAAACCACCGGCGAGCGCTACCGCGAGCGCCTGTATGTGACCTGGTACTGGTGGCCGCTGCCGCTCATCGCCGCGGGCCTGCTGGCCGCCGAGATCCACATGGGCTACCCGGGTGTCCGGGCGTGGCTGCCGTACCTGGTGATCGTGCCGCTGGCGCTGTTGCTCATCGTGAAGTCGGGTCGCACGAAGGTGGCCGTCGAGGACGGCGAGCTGCGGGTGGCCGACGCGCACCTGCCGTTGGAGTTCGTCGGCGAGGTCGAGGTCTTCGGGGCCAAGGACAAGCGCCGCGTGCTGGGTCCGAACCTCGACCCGGCCGCGTTCATGCTGCACCGGGGCTGGGTGGGGCCGCTGGTGCGGGTTCAGGTCACCGATCCCGCCGACCCCACGCCGTACTGGGTGTTCAGCACCCGCAGGCCCGAGGAACTGGCCGCGATCCTCCGAGGCAACAGCACGGCATGA
- a CDS encoding DUF4193 domain-containing protein, whose translation MATDYDAPRRSEADDLAEDSLEELKARRNENQSGVVDVDETDTAESFELPGADLSALSGEDLTVRVVPKQADEFTCSKCFLVHHRSRLAEDNGGTYVCRDCA comes from the coding sequence ATGGCTACCGACTACGACGCACCGCGCCGCAGCGAGGCGGACGATCTCGCTGAGGACTCTCTTGAAGAGCTCAAGGCGCGGCGGAACGAGAACCAATCCGGTGTCGTCGATGTGGACGAGACGGACACGGCGGAGAGCTTCGAGCTGCCTGGTGCCGATCTGTCCGCGCTCTCGGGTGAAGACCTCACCGTTCGCGTGGTGCCCAAGCAAGCCGACGAGTTCACCTGCTCGAAGTGCTTCCTTGTGCACCACCGCAGCCGATTGGCCGAGGACAACGGCGGCACGTACGTCTGCCGCGACTGCGCGTAA
- the cei gene encoding envelope integrity protein Cei, whose amino-acid sequence MTRSAPGGRYRKRRPLPALILIVILGVAAGIVWLQVIKADRSTAHEMTCSPPPAVTADGTTPPPLGETLDRAGLDKTHPAPAGTALVRVINASGQNRQAGAVTETLRELGFTQIADPANDLVYPRGSLDCRAQIRFGQQGMSVARTLNILEPCAELVRDERQDATVDFAIGQKFDHLKPSPEARKVVETLAEWAASNPDAQGGLLADGSSAAPIPQDLIDGALDQRC is encoded by the coding sequence GTGACGCGAAGCGCGCCTGGAGGCCGTTACCGCAAGCGGCGTCCGCTCCCGGCGCTGATCCTCATCGTGATCCTCGGCGTCGCCGCGGGCATCGTCTGGCTCCAGGTGATCAAAGCCGACCGGTCGACCGCGCACGAGATGACCTGTTCCCCGCCGCCCGCGGTCACCGCCGACGGCACCACACCCCCGCCACTGGGCGAGACCCTCGACCGCGCGGGCCTCGACAAGACCCACCCCGCCCCCGCGGGCACCGCGCTGGTGCGCGTGATCAACGCCAGCGGGCAGAACCGCCAGGCGGGCGCCGTCACCGAGACCCTGCGCGAACTCGGCTTCACCCAGATCGCCGACCCGGCGAACGACCTGGTCTACCCGCGGGGGTCGCTCGACTGCCGCGCGCAGATCCGGTTCGGGCAGCAGGGCATGTCAGTCGCACGGACGCTGAACATCCTGGAGCCCTGCGCGGAACTGGTCCGCGACGAGCGCCAGGACGCCACCGTCGACTTCGCCATCGGCCAGAAGTTCGACCACCTCAAGCCGAGCCCGGAGGCCCGCAAGGTCGTCGAGACGCTCGCCGAGTGGGCCGCGTCGAACCCGGACGCCCAAGGCGGCCTGCTGGCCGACGGCAGCTCCGCCGCCCCCATCCCGCAGGACCTGATCGACGGCGCCCTAGACCAGCGCTGTTAA
- a CDS encoding inositol monophosphatase family protein produces the protein MTLTPHDLLKIAVDVACQAADLARTARESAIQDVDTKSTATDVVTAADRAAERLIRERIAELRPEDAVLGEEDGGAIGDGVTWVVDPIDGTVNYLYGYPWYCVSVAARVDGHSVAGAIVEPVSGRVWTAAKGEGAWLDGRPLRVATPESVELSLVSTGFAYSRERRTAQAAVAARLLARVRDIRRGGSSAMDLCAVAAGWVDAYYERGLSPWDWAAGALIAAEAGALVSLPGEDPELGHDAVYAAAPAIADPLRATLIDIGAGGDY, from the coding sequence GTGACTCTCACCCCACACGACTTGCTCAAGATCGCGGTAGACGTCGCCTGCCAGGCGGCCGACCTCGCCCGGACCGCCCGCGAGAGCGCCATCCAGGACGTCGACACCAAGTCGACCGCGACCGACGTCGTCACCGCCGCGGACCGCGCGGCCGAACGCCTGATCCGTGAGCGCATCGCCGAACTGCGTCCCGAGGACGCCGTGCTGGGCGAGGAGGACGGCGGCGCCATCGGCGACGGGGTCACCTGGGTCGTCGACCCGATCGACGGCACGGTCAACTACCTCTACGGCTACCCCTGGTACTGCGTGTCGGTCGCCGCGCGGGTCGACGGGCACTCGGTCGCGGGGGCCATCGTCGAGCCGGTCAGCGGGCGGGTGTGGACGGCGGCGAAGGGCGAGGGCGCCTGGCTCGACGGCAGGCCGCTGCGGGTGGCCACGCCGGAGTCGGTCGAGCTGTCACTCGTCTCGACCGGCTTCGCGTACTCGCGGGAGCGGCGCACGGCTCAGGCCGCGGTCGCGGCCCGGTTGCTGGCCCGGGTCCGCGACATCCGCCGGGGCGGGTCGTCGGCCATGGACCTGTGCGCCGTGGCGGCGGGCTGGGTGGACGCCTACTACGAGCGGGGGCTCTCGCCGTGGGACTGGGCCGCGGGTGCCCTCATCGCCGCCGAGGCGGGCGCTCTGGTGTCGCTGCCCGGGGAGGACCCGGAACTCGGCCACGACGCCGTCTACGCCGCCGCACCGGCCATCGCGGACCCGCTGCGCGCGACCCTCATCGACATCGGAGCCGGCGGCGATTATTAA
- the ppgK gene encoding polyphosphate--glucose phosphotransferase, which yields MGAAAGQGFGVDIGGSGIKGGVVDLATGRLIGERVRIATPNPSTPDAVTEVVAEIVAKFAWDGPVGVTLPAVVKNGVTHSAANIDKAWLDTDAAAVFGKRLERDVVVLNDADAAGMAEIRYGWTGDREGVVVLLTFGTGIGSALFLDGKLVPNTEFGHLEIDGHDAETRAAASVKDEEDLSWTEWAQRVTRYISALENLIWPDLIIVGGGVSKKADKWLPLLEVRTKIVAAELRNDAGIVGAAVAAAGA from the coding sequence ATGGGTGCGGCAGCAGGCCAGGGCTTCGGCGTCGACATCGGCGGATCCGGCATCAAGGGCGGCGTCGTGGACCTCGCGACCGGCAGGCTGATCGGCGAGCGCGTGCGCATCGCGACGCCGAACCCGTCCACCCCGGACGCGGTCACCGAGGTGGTCGCCGAGATCGTGGCCAAGTTCGCGTGGGACGGGCCGGTCGGCGTGACCCTTCCCGCGGTGGTCAAGAACGGCGTCACGCACTCGGCGGCCAACATCGACAAGGCGTGGCTCGACACCGACGCCGCCGCCGTGTTCGGAAAGCGGCTCGAACGTGACGTAGTCGTGCTCAACGACGCCGACGCCGCCGGGATGGCCGAGATCCGCTACGGCTGGACGGGCGACCGGGAGGGCGTGGTGGTCCTGCTGACCTTCGGCACGGGCATCGGCAGCGCGCTGTTCCTCGACGGCAAGCTCGTCCCGAACACCGAGTTCGGCCACCTCGAGATCGACGGCCACGACGCGGAGACGCGCGCGGCGGCGTCGGTGAAGGACGAGGAGGACCTGTCGTGGACAGAGTGGGCGCAGCGGGTCACCCGCTACATCTCGGCCCTGGAGAACCTGATCTGGCCTGACCTGATCATCGTGGGCGGCGGAGTCAGCAAAAAGGCCGATAAGTGGCTTCCGCTGCTCGAAGTGCGGACCAAGATCGTCGCCGCGGAATTGCGCAATGACGCGGGCATTGTCGGTGCGGCGGTGGCCGCGGCCGGGGCCTGA
- a CDS encoding RNA polymerase sigma factor, with protein sequence MAAARTATRRSTASASAAKTTKSEPSEEDLTAATKTPAKKAAGAKTPRAPKKAAAGKAAPKKGDGPEGEEPEDADNPDLADLEEVEVEPVEEVAEEPEEKDPKEPGKDGDFVWDEEESEALRQARKDAELTASADSVRAYLKQIGKVALLNAEEEVELAKRIEAGLYAAERVRKSEDESEKLQPQMRRDLRWIVRDGERAKNHLLEANLRLVVSLAKRYTGRGMAFLDLIQEGNLGLIRAVEKFDYTKGYKFSTYATWWIRQAITRAMADQARTIRIPVHMVEVINKLGRIQRELLQDLGREPTPEELAKEMDITPEKVLEIQQYAREPISLDQTIGDEGDSQLGDFIEDSEAVVAVDAVSFTLLQDQLQSVLATLSEREAGVVRLRFGLTDGQPRTLDEIGQVYGVTRERIRQIESKTMSKLRHPSRSQVLRDYLE encoded by the coding sequence GTGGCAGCCGCACGAACCGCAACCCGACGCTCCACCGCGTCGGCAAGCGCCGCCAAGACGACCAAGAGCGAGCCGTCGGAAGAAGACCTGACCGCCGCGACCAAGACGCCGGCCAAGAAGGCCGCGGGCGCCAAGACGCCGCGCGCGCCGAAGAAGGCCGCCGCGGGCAAGGCCGCGCCGAAGAAGGGCGACGGCCCCGAGGGCGAAGAGCCCGAGGACGCCGACAACCCCGACTTGGCCGACCTCGAAGAGGTCGAGGTCGAGCCGGTGGAAGAGGTCGCCGAGGAGCCCGAGGAGAAGGACCCCAAGGAGCCCGGCAAGGACGGCGACTTCGTCTGGGACGAGGAGGAGTCCGAGGCGCTCCGCCAGGCCCGCAAGGACGCCGAGCTGACGGCGTCGGCCGACTCGGTGCGCGCCTACCTCAAGCAGATCGGCAAGGTCGCGCTGCTCAACGCCGAGGAGGAGGTCGAACTCGCCAAGCGGATCGAGGCGGGCCTCTACGCGGCGGAGCGGGTGCGCAAGTCCGAGGACGAGAGCGAGAAGCTGCAGCCGCAGATGCGGCGCGACCTGCGCTGGATCGTCCGGGACGGCGAGCGGGCCAAGAACCACCTGCTCGAGGCGAACCTGCGGCTCGTGGTGTCGCTGGCCAAGCGCTACACCGGCCGCGGCATGGCGTTCCTGGACCTGATCCAGGAAGGCAACCTGGGCCTGATCCGCGCGGTCGAGAAGTTCGACTACACCAAGGGCTACAAGTTCTCGACCTACGCGACGTGGTGGATCCGCCAGGCCATCACCCGCGCGATGGCCGACCAGGCGCGCACCATCCGTATCCCGGTGCACATGGTCGAGGTCATCAACAAGCTCGGCCGCATACAGCGTGAGCTGCTCCAGGACCTGGGCCGCGAGCCCACGCCCGAAGAGCTCGCCAAGGAAATGGACATCACCCCGGAGAAGGTGCTGGAGATCCAGCAGTACGCCCGGGAGCCCATTTCGCTCGACCAGACGATCGGCGACGAGGGCGACAGCCAGCTCGGCGACTTCATCGAGGACTCCGAGGCCGTCGTGGCCGTGGACGCGGTGTCGTTCACCTTGCTGCAGGACCAGCTCCAGTCGGTCCTGGCCACGCTGTCGGAGCGCGAAGCGGGCGTCGTCCGCCTGCGCTTCGGCCTCACCGACGGCCAGCCGCGCACGCTGGACGAGATCGGGCAGGTCTACGGGGTGACCCGTGAGCGCATCCGCCAGATCGAGTCGAAGACGATGTCGAAGCTGCGCCACCCGTCGCGCTCGCAGGTGCTTCGGGACTACCTCGAATAA
- a CDS encoding phosphotransferase yields the protein MEEIPLTGGNASTGVVRVGDTVRRPVGPWTPSVHALLTHLRSVGFPGAPRPLGIDERGREVLEFVPGEVPWPVAGTRLEPDRAMVGVGRLIRDFHDAVADFVPPADSTWQVLIPADGAETIAHHDLAPWNLVVSERRWAFIDWDTAAPGTRLWDAGLRRAGFRPAVGYDGHDRGGPPIEVVG from the coding sequence GTGGAGGAGATCCCGCTCACCGGTGGAAACGCGAGCACCGGCGTCGTCAGAGTCGGAGACACCGTGCGCCGCCCGGTAGGCCCCTGGACGCCATCGGTGCACGCCCTGCTGACACACCTGCGATCGGTCGGCTTCCCCGGCGCGCCCCGACCGCTGGGCATTGACGAGCGGGGCCGGGAGGTCCTGGAATTCGTGCCCGGTGAGGTGCCCTGGCCGGTCGCGGGCACCCGGCTGGAGCCCGACCGGGCGATGGTGGGTGTGGGCAGATTGATCCGAGACTTCCACGACGCGGTCGCGGACTTCGTCCCACCCGCCGACTCGACGTGGCAGGTGCTCATCCCGGCTGACGGGGCTGAGACCATCGCCCACCACGACCTCGCGCCGTGGAACCTGGTGGTGAGTGAGCGGCGCTGGGCCTTCATCGACTGGGACACCGCCGCCCCCGGAACCCGCCTGTGGGACGCCGGCCTACGCCGCGCAGGGTTTCGCCCAGCTGTCGGCTACGACGGCCACGACCGTGGCGGCCCGCCGATTGAAGTCGTTGGTTGA
- a CDS encoding quinone-dependent dihydroorotate dehydrogenase: protein MVYQQLIRSTLFKLGGGDPEIAHTRTIAGLTRLAKVRPAVSVLRRYFGTSKTVRAFGVDFPGVVGLAAGMDKDGHALRAWPALGFGFVEVGTVTQHPQPGNPKPRLFRLTDSEAIVNRMGFNNAGADALASRLRATGPVGVPLGISIGKSKVTPVDEAVEDYRHSLRALHEFGDYFAINVSSPNTPGLRGLQDRAALDVLVSELRKESTKPLLVKIAPDLTDDAIAEVLQVCADHRVDGIIATNTTLSREGLAPSDVETGEEAGGLSGRPLAERARDVVAFVHKESGLPVIGVGGIFDADGALRMLDAGATLVQLYTGFIYEGPPLVRRINRAVAAR, encoded by the coding sequence GTGGTCTACCAGCAGCTGATTCGAAGCACCCTGTTCAAACTCGGCGGCGGCGATCCCGAGATCGCCCACACCCGCACGATTGCGGGCCTGACCCGCCTGGCGAAAGTCCGCCCGGCCGTGTCCGTCCTGCGCCGCTACTTCGGCACGTCGAAGACCGTGCGGGCGTTCGGTGTGGACTTCCCCGGCGTCGTGGGGCTCGCGGCGGGGATGGACAAGGACGGGCACGCGTTGCGGGCTTGGCCCGCGCTCGGGTTCGGGTTCGTCGAGGTCGGGACGGTCACCCAGCACCCGCAGCCGGGCAACCCGAAGCCGCGGCTGTTCCGGCTCACCGACAGCGAGGCCATCGTCAACCGGATGGGCTTCAACAACGCCGGCGCCGACGCGCTAGCCTCGCGGCTGCGCGCGACCGGGCCGGTCGGGGTGCCGCTGGGCATCAGCATCGGCAAGTCCAAGGTGACGCCGGTCGACGAGGCCGTGGAGGACTACCGGCACTCGCTGCGCGCGCTGCACGAGTTCGGCGACTACTTCGCGATCAACGTCAGCTCCCCCAACACCCCCGGGCTGCGGGGGCTGCAGGACCGGGCGGCGCTGGACGTGCTTGTCAGCGAGCTGCGCAAGGAGTCGACGAAGCCGCTGCTGGTCAAGATCGCCCCCGACCTGACCGACGACGCGATCGCCGAGGTGCTGCAGGTCTGCGCCGACCACCGGGTCGACGGGATCATCGCCACCAACACCACGCTCAGCCGCGAGGGCCTCGCGCCGTCCGACGTCGAGACGGGTGAGGAGGCAGGCGGTCTGAGCGGGCGGCCGCTCGCCGAGCGGGCGCGCGACGTCGTGGCTTTCGTGCACAAGGAGAGCGGGCTGCCGGTGATCGGCGTGGGCGGGATCTTCGACGCCGACGGCGCGCTGCGGATGCTCGACGCGGGCGCCACCCTGGTGCAGCTCTACACCGGGTTCATCTACGAGGGTCCGCCGCTGGTGCGCCGGATCAACCGCGCGGTCGCCGCACGATGA
- a CDS encoding uracil-xanthine permease family protein has protein sequence MWSVHGDGRRVRDGDQVAPNERLSWPLTIGLGLQHVAAMFGATVLVPALTGFPVTTTLLFSGVGTLLFLIITRNRVPSYLGSSFAFIAPLMATRDEGMAAQLGGVLTAGLLLMGVGVAVKALGVRLLDSVMPPVVTGAVVVLVGLNLAPTATQSFAKQPVVAVVTLATILVCGVARGLLSRVSILIGMLVGWAFAVFTDALSDDRVAALAAAPWFGLPELSGPQLRPSVVLLVIPVVIVLVAENAGHVKAVGTVTGRNLDGSVGDALIADGLATTLAGAGGGSGTTTYAENIGVMALTKVYSTATYAVAALTAILLSLVPKFGALVNTMPDGVLGGATLLLYGMIGLVGVRIWMANKVDFTDPVNQLVAAAAVVAGVGNLTITIGELTIEGIAWGSMFIVLAYPLLRWWRGRGDEVIVRRPRG, from the coding sequence GTGTGGTCCGTGCACGGTGACGGCCGCCGCGTCCGTGATGGTGATCAGGTAGCCCCGAACGAACGGCTCAGCTGGCCGCTGACCATCGGGCTCGGACTGCAGCACGTGGCCGCGATGTTCGGCGCCACGGTGCTGGTGCCCGCCCTCACCGGTTTCCCGGTGACGACCACGCTCTTGTTCTCCGGCGTCGGCACCCTGCTTTTCCTGATCATCACCCGCAACCGCGTGCCCAGCTATCTGGGCTCGTCGTTCGCGTTCATCGCACCGCTGATGGCCACCCGCGACGAGGGCATGGCCGCGCAGCTCGGAGGCGTGCTCACAGCCGGTCTGCTGCTGATGGGTGTCGGCGTCGCGGTCAAGGCCCTCGGCGTGCGGCTGCTGGACTCGGTGATGCCCCCGGTCGTCACCGGCGCGGTCGTCGTCCTGGTCGGCCTCAACCTCGCGCCCACCGCCACCCAGTCGTTCGCCAAGCAGCCCGTGGTCGCCGTGGTCACCCTCGCCACGATCCTGGTCTGCGGGGTCGCGCGCGGTCTGCTCTCCCGCGTCTCGATCCTGATCGGCATGCTGGTCGGCTGGGCGTTCGCCGTCTTCACCGACGCGCTGAGCGACGACCGGGTCGCCGCGCTCGCCGCCGCGCCCTGGTTCGGCCTGCCCGAACTGAGCGGTCCGCAGCTGCGTCCGTCGGTGGTCTTACTCGTCATCCCCGTCGTGATCGTGCTCGTCGCGGAGAACGCCGGGCACGTCAAAGCCGTCGGCACGGTCACCGGCCGCAACCTCGACGGCAGCGTCGGCGACGCGCTCATCGCCGACGGCCTGGCCACCACGCTCGCGGGCGCGGGCGGCGGCTCGGGCACGACGACCTACGCCGAGAACATCGGCGTCATGGCACTGACCAAGGTCTACTCCACCGCCACCTACGCCGTCGCCGCGCTGACCGCCATCCTGCTGTCCCTGGTCCCGAAGTTCGGCGCGCTGGTCAACACCATGCCCGACGGTGTCCTCGGCGGCGCCACGCTGCTGCTCTACGGGATGATCGGCTTGGTCGGCGTCCGCATCTGGATGGCCAACAAGGTCGACTTCACCGACCCGGTCAACCAGCTCGTCGCCGCGGCGGCCGTGGTCGCCGGCGTCGGCAACCTGACCATCACCATCGGCGAGCTCACGATCGAGGGCATCGCCTGGGGCTCGATGTTCATCGTGCTGGCCTACCCGCTGCTGCGCTGGTGGCGCGGCCGCGGCGACGAGGTCATCGTGCGGCGACCGCGCGGTTGA
- the pspM gene encoding phage shock envelope stress response protein PspM — MTGSRRRELIKLGELVGQHVRGPYVDQLRGAVAKWRDPRAKAVRERRKAARRTRLWTATGVTTGGGAAVLQTAVESPGAGPGVLIGATVIAGFMAVSAGIQSRRLHKQPLPEPIRVPAPLPARGSQAREPMRRLEEAEDTLHELLSQLARGAMVPADSVDQARRTGADAATALRATAAQLHAVERARDHAPSSDRAALSDGVRRLRTHLDEGIDGYCRLVAAAGHALAASTPSHGRTELVDATDHLAGLAHALRELS, encoded by the coding sequence ATGACGGGGTCGCGCAGGCGCGAGCTGATCAAGCTCGGAGAGTTGGTAGGCCAGCACGTGCGCGGCCCCTACGTGGACCAGCTCCGCGGCGCAGTCGCCAAGTGGCGTGATCCGCGGGCCAAGGCCGTGCGGGAGCGCCGCAAGGCGGCGAGACGTACCAGGCTGTGGACCGCCACCGGTGTCACCACCGGTGGCGGCGCCGCCGTCCTGCAGACCGCCGTCGAGTCCCCTGGCGCGGGCCCCGGCGTCCTGATCGGCGCCACCGTCATCGCGGGCTTCATGGCGGTCAGCGCGGGCATCCAGTCCAGGCGGCTGCACAAGCAGCCGCTGCCGGAGCCGATCCGCGTCCCCGCGCCACTGCCCGCCCGAGGCTCCCAGGCCCGCGAACCGATGCGTCGCCTGGAGGAGGCCGAGGACACCCTCCACGAACTGCTGTCGCAGCTCGCCCGCGGCGCCATGGTCCCGGCCGACTCGGTCGACCAGGCCCGACGCACCGGAGCCGACGCGGCGACGGCACTGCGCGCCACGGCCGCCCAACTCCACGCCGTCGAACGCGCCCGAGACCACGCCCCGTCGTCCGACCGCGCGGCCCTCTCCGACGGCGTCCGGCGATTACGGACCCACCTCGACGAGGGCATCGACGGCTACTGCCGCCTGGTCGCCGCCGCGGGCCACGCCCTGGCCGCCAGCACCCCCAGCCACGGTCGAACCGAACTCGTCGACGCAACCGACCACCTCGCCGGCCTCGCCCACGCACTGCGTGAGCTTTCCTGA
- a CDS encoding PspA/IM30 family protein has product MANPFVKFWKYLMASFSSKIDEHADPKVQIQQAIEEAQRAHQALSQQAAAVIGNQRQLEMKLNRQLGEVEKLQASARQALVLADEARSKGDEQKATQFENAAQSFATQLVTAEQGIEDLKTLHDQALQAAGSAKTAVERNAMVLQNKLAERTKLLSQLEQAKMQEQVSKSLNQMSELAAPGNTPSLEEVRDKIEKRYTTALGSAELAQNSVQGRMMEVQASTTEMAGHSRLEQIRASMAGGKVAGEVTSGPAASAPTANIQAEIQQRVAQEQKANPQAGS; this is encoded by the coding sequence ATGGCCAACCCGTTCGTGAAGTTCTGGAAGTACCTCATGGCGTCGTTCTCGTCGAAGATCGACGAGCACGCCGACCCGAAGGTGCAGATCCAGCAGGCCATCGAGGAGGCGCAGCGCGCGCACCAGGCCCTCTCACAGCAGGCCGCGGCGGTGATCGGCAACCAGCGCCAGCTGGAGATGAAGCTCAACCGCCAGCTCGGTGAGGTCGAGAAGCTGCAGGCCTCGGCCCGGCAGGCCCTCGTGCTGGCCGACGAGGCCCGGTCCAAGGGCGACGAGCAGAAGGCGACGCAGTTCGAGAACGCCGCGCAGTCCTTCGCCACCCAGCTCGTCACCGCGGAGCAGGGCATCGAGGACCTCAAGACGCTGCACGACCAGGCGCTGCAGGCCGCGGGCTCGGCGAAGACCGCCGTCGAGCGCAACGCGATGGTCCTGCAGAACAAGCTCGCCGAGCGCACCAAGCTGCTCAGCCAGCTCGAGCAGGCCAAGATGCAGGAGCAGGTCTCCAAGTCGCTCAACCAGATGAGCGAGCTCGCCGCGCCGGGCAACACCCCGTCGCTCGAGGAGGTCCGCGACAAGATCGAGAAGCGGTACACCACCGCCCTCGGTTCCGCCGAGCTCGCGCAGAACTCGGTGCAGGGCCGGATGATGGAGGTCCAGGCCTCCACCACGGAGATGGCGGGCCACTCGCGGCTCGAGCAGATCCGCGCGTCCATGGCGGGCGGCAAGGTCGCGGGCGAGGTCACCAGCGGACCGGCGGCGTCCGCGCCGACGGCCAACATCCAGGCGGAGATCCAGCAGCGGGTGGCCCAGGAGCAGAAGGCCAACCCGCAGGCCGGTTCCTGA
- a CDS encoding helix-turn-helix domain-containing protein: MTVLLREAIGDRLRHARTNQQRTLREVSRSARVSLGYLSEVERGRKEASSELLAAICDALALPLSELLHKVAADIGALTAVEHSMPEQAAVEESTRSTGPRASVEGGRLVPAIVGENLADLRIQPALSHRIETSLGGTRAGAVFAA, from the coding sequence ATGACCGTGCTGTTGCGAGAGGCGATCGGTGATCGGCTCCGACACGCCCGCACCAACCAGCAGCGCACGCTGCGGGAGGTCTCCCGCTCCGCGCGGGTCAGCCTGGGCTACCTCTCCGAGGTAGAACGCGGGCGCAAGGAGGCCTCCAGTGAACTCCTGGCCGCCATCTGCGACGCCCTTGCCCTGCCGCTGTCGGAACTGCTCCACAAGGTGGCCGCCGACATCGGCGCGCTGACCGCGGTGGAGCACTCCATGCCGGAGCAGGCGGCCGTCGAGGAGTCCACCAGGTCGACGGGCCCACGTGCCTCGGTCGAGGGCGGCAGGCTCGTCCCCGCGATCGTCGGCGAGAACCTCGCCGATCTGCGCATCCAGCCCGCGCTGTCGCACCGGATCGAGACCTCCCTGGGTGGCACCAGGGCGGGCGCGGTGTTCGCCGCCTGA
- a CDS encoding CinA family protein, which produces MTPLALVPGLTAEPVAALIDRLRERGETVATAESLTAGLLTAVLTSVPGSSAVVRGGLVVYGTDLKSSLAGVDAALLATNGPVDPDVAVQLAAGARDRCRASIGIGLTGVAGPDGQDGVTPGTVWVALISARGPSVALLTLSGDREEVRAGAVQGALDLLTADLDTLIE; this is translated from the coding sequence ATGACGCCGCTGGCGCTGGTCCCCGGTCTGACGGCGGAGCCTGTCGCCGCGCTGATCGATCGCCTCCGCGAGCGCGGCGAGACCGTCGCCACCGCCGAGTCGCTCACCGCGGGGCTCCTCACGGCCGTGCTGACCAGCGTTCCCGGCTCCAGCGCCGTGGTGCGCGGCGGGCTCGTCGTGTACGGCACCGACCTCAAATCGTCCCTCGCCGGAGTCGACGCCGCGCTGCTCGCCACGAACGGTCCGGTCGACCCCGACGTCGCGGTGCAACTCGCCGCGGGCGCGCGCGACCGGTGCCGGGCGAGCATCGGCATCGGCCTCACCGGCGTCGCCGGACCGGACGGGCAGGACGGTGTGACGCCAGGCACGGTCTGGGTGGCGCTGATCAGCGCGCGCGGCCCGAGTGTGGCGCTGCTGACACTGTCCGGAGATCGCGAAGAGGTCCGCGCGGGCGCTGTGCAAGGTGCGCTGGACCTGCTCACGGCCGATCTCGATACGCTCATCGAGTGA